GccctgctgctgatgctgcggTCCGTCGCCATGGCGCCGCCCGCGGAGCAGTGCCTCTCCAAGCTGCACGTCAACACCATCGTCAACGTGAGGGTGGCGCTGTCCGCCAAGGGCACCGTCATGGACTCCTGCATCACCCCCACCCAGCAGGCCTGCATCCGCAGCTGCTGCTCCAAAGACCTGGTCCCTGGTACAGCCTCGCTCCCACCGCCGCAGCCAGCCACTCTCTAACGAACTTCTCGTGGagtcaggtttttaaaaaggataaaACAGGCGAAGGTGTTTTTCACTCAGACAGGAGAGAGTTTTCCCCCTGACCTTTATTACTGGACTCAGTGAACTCTGTTCTCTCTTTCAGGTTTCAAGTGCAACATGGTCGTCTATCAGCTCAATAAGCCCCTCGGGAGCGACAACTGCTACTTATTTCActgtgacagagaggaggactGTCCCCTGGTCGCAATGGAGGGAGTGAACAGCTATTACATATTTACGGGTAAGCACAGCCATTCCCACCTTCTGACACACGTTTCCTACTGTCCCCCAAACTTGGGTTATCTGGGagcaattgttttttaaatgggtgTTTGTAGTTGCGCACATCTCAGCTTTATTGATTTCGTTTCACAGGTTTGGACCCGTACAACCCCAGCAACACAATGCTGGCATCGCCCGTCACGTCTGCGTTAGCTCTAGCTCCTGCTACTGTGACAGCAGCCACTTCTACTACCACACAGGCCACAACTGCAGCCACCACTGCTCCCCCaagcaccaccaccactacgCAACCACCCACCTCTACCAcacctactactactaccacaactactaccactaccaccactactactactacacaaCCTACTACGAGCACCACAACTGCCACCCCCGTGACACAACCAACTACTACTACCACACAGCCACCCACTACACAGACGACTACCACCACCACACTGCCAACCACTACAACCACAGAGCCCACCACACCTGCTACACAAAAAACCACAACTGCTccaccagccccgcccaccgttTCCATGCACACGACCGCTAGCACCACGACACCGGCCACGACGCCGGCCGCCGCTGCCGTAGAACTGACGGCTCCTGGCGGCTCGGACGGTCCCACCGCAGTACGGGCGACCCcatccacccctccacccacaccaAAATCCACGACCACCACAACACCAGCCATCTGCATAAcaaccacctccaccaccaccaccaccaccaccacagcagcagcagcagcagcagctgccccAGCCCCCCAGGCCACGCCTGCCCCCGGTCCCGCCAAGATAAACGCAGCCACCAGAAAGCAGAGCAGGCACAGGAACCCCGCCGCCAAGCCGGCGCGGCACGGCGGGAAACCGCCCCCGGGCGCCACGGCGACCGCGAAACCAACCGCCACTCCCGCGCAGCCGGCTACAACCGCCACAAAACCAACCGCGGCCGCCGCGGAACCGACCGCGACGACCACGGCACCCACTACGCCTACCGCTACATCAACCGCGACTGCCGCAAGGCCCGCCGCGTCAACCGCCAAACCGACCACGAAGGCGGCGGCTACGAGGAAGCCGAACCCCACGCCGAGGCAGGGCGTCGCCCCTCACAGGGCTCTGACCCGCAGACCCACCGCTGCTCCCAGACCcttaaccaccaccaccaccaccaccaccgctgTGAGACGGGCGACCCTGGCCCCCGccacgacaacaacaacagcggCGGCGGTGACAACCCCAAAAAGCCCGTCGACCACgaccaccgccaccgccgccatcACCACGCCCAGAACCCCGGCCAAGAAAACGGCGCCccccgccgtcgccgcggcggcGACCCCAGCGCACGCTCAGGGCTCGGCCCCGGGGCTCGGGGGGGCCGTGGACCCCAGGGGAGCGCTGAAGACCAGCCTGGCCGCCGCCGTGGTGGTGGGCCTGGCCTTCCTGACTCTGGCCGTCACCCTGCTGGGACGCAAGGCCCTGGAGTCCTTCAACCGGAGACATTACACCCGCCTGGAGCTCAACGACCTCCAGTACGACGTGTAgcccccgctcgcccccccgCTCGCCTGAACGGGGGGAgcctttagagagagagagagagagagagagagagagatatttatATCCTGGATAAAGCCTCTCGTGCTCTGCGGCCATGTCCTGTCGGTAAGCTGATGAGAGGGGAGAGGCTGTCTGATTCTGAGGCATCCCAGCATCCTCACTGgaggttttttatttgtttattttcttgagggcaaattatttttggagGGCAAGAGCAGAGAGATGTAATCAGCAATACCTCTATTTCCTCAAACTCAGGAACCCTTTAAAAATctggtgaaaagaaaaaagtacatttttacttAAGTTGAGTGAAATCCTCCACATAACTGTTCACTTCATCACAAAACGATAATTATTCCCTAAAACTCTGTAGTGTGTATCATGTAGTTATGAGATCATGTGGAACTGTTTCTGCATGTAGATATATGTCATAAGTATTTCTTGGGTCAGCACTACAGTGTAATGCCATGTCATTCATATTAGAATCTCCTTATTTTTTAACAGTGCACaccctgtttttcattttttgttgtgttttactAAAGTAATGGAGACTTGTGAGGGTAAGCCCTAGTGGAATTTGCTTGACCATTGCGAGCCTTGTTCAATTTTTGATACACAATTTTTGTCGCTTTTAAATCATACTTTTCTCTATACGTTTTATATCAAACACTTGTCTCACGAAAATGGCTTTAATTGGTAGATTCCACTGACTGCACATTATACTGGTAATAACAttagtgtgtgcgcgtgtgtgcaaaAAAGTAGGAGGATGTACAAATGTTTGCCTACAAGTAGGCTGATAAAAATAGTTGGCCTCAATTAGATGTGATATATTTATTGACCACAGGGTGGCAGCACCTAACAAGTGAGTCCACGCTATGCCACATATTGACTCTTTATATTCGCACTGTCGAGCCTCACTATGGAGCTACTTAATTGAATCTAATTGCACAAATTATGTAAGATGTTTTGATACACTTCAGTCAATGTGATGTTTATTAcatgtattgtgtttttatttatttctctaaCGATTGCAGTGCATAGATGTAAGTCACAGGTATTGTGTAGTTGTTGTCACAGCTAGTGGATTATGACTGTAGATCAATTTTAAGTGGAAAGAccatgggggtggaggggtgggggtttcttgctagaaaataaaatgttatttatacaCTATTTTTTGGTTATAATCTGTAtgtttcaacaacaaaaaaggagtTTAATTTGGGTGATCAACAAGGTCTCAACAAAACTTAATTTACAAAGGTGGtagtggaaatatatttatttctgaattgATATTGGTAAAGATAGGTATGTGTTAGTTATATTACTGGCATCGCTAAAGATGTACATAATGTCATTGTTGTAGTTATTGATCAAGGTGGATACAGCAGACGGAAACAGGTGTTTGTACACCTGTGCAAACATATCTCAGATCTTACTGCTGTTCTCGCTTTGCCTCTGAATATGAACAAACTCAGGCCAAAGACTGGCCGTTTCTGTGCTGAAGATGAACTACTGTAACCGTCAAAATTCACGTTCAGGTCTGTGAACATGGGCTTCACCAGCCTTCAGAGCTCAGACTGGGCTGGGGAATCCTGCAGTAACACACTCAGCAGTGACTTCCAGCAGCTGATGTTTCTCACTAAAAACAAAAGTGCAGACCAATCGCAAAAACTGTCAAATACAGTCAGAGGCAGGCAAGCAAGCGCAAGCTGTCCCTGTACAgagcagcccccccacccctccctttctgGGCCCCTCCTGTTCCCTGTATTTTGGGACTGGCATTTTTAACAGGTTTTTCGCGTGGCGGTACAAATCTAAAAGGAAAGAGTCTCACTGGAttatactgcccccccccactttttttttttttaaacatctgccTCACATGGTGGCAGATGTTTGTCATATTAACAGACTGGATGTTGAAGCATTGATTTGTTCAAGATGAATGACGTGTTAGAAAATACGTCCTGCCTGCCTACTGAATGTGCGAATGTGTGCTGGGGATAGATTACCTACTGAATGTGTGCTGGGGATAGATTCCCTACTGAATGTGTGCTGGGGATAGATTCCCTACTGAATGTGTGTTGGGGATAGATTCCCTACTGAATGTGTGCTGGGGATAGATTACCTACTGAATGTGTGCTGGGGATAGATTACCTACTGAATGTGTGCTGGGGATAGATTACCTACTGAATGAATGTTGGGGATAGATTCCCTACTGAATGAATGTTGGGGATGGATTACCTCTTTTTCCCCTTTACTATAGAAAGCATGACCATATGTTGTAGgtttttttaacatatattattttttgcattaatcAAAATGTTTCCCATATAAGATACATacagtttttgctttttttaaaggagtggACAGTCTCAGAAAGTTTTTGTTGTGATTAGAACCACATGCAAAAAATTGGGGTATCCACTGTCATGCGAAGACCAGCTCACTTAATATGAGATACGTGCAGTCGTTACCAATGACCACGTCCGCCCTCCGTAACTCCTGTCGTTAATCTTCATCATGTAACTTTCATGAACAGGATCGTTCCGTTTCGCGGTGTAAACAGGGACCTTCCTCCACGACCTCTGCAGCACTTTCGCATTTGTAGTGAAGATCAAGCAAAAGGATGTCCAGTTTCACAATGTTCTTTTTGATCATAAAGCTGGAACAAACATCGGAACACCCACATGACTTTTATCATTGGTTACACATGAAATGTGCTTGCCCTTATGAAAAAAGAATGCACATTTATTCAATTGAAGGATATACTATATAAATCAtgtgaatataatttttaaaatgattactaTACTTTGCAGCGTACAGCACATACCTTCAAGGGTGTAACCAGGACCAAAAAAAATACCACGGTCAAGAGATTTGGGTAGGatggagggctgggggggggctgaagtaaattctttttcccctttaattcACTCATTTAATTGAGGATGCGTTTTAGGGTGTAAATGCTAGACTTGTACCCCTAGATCTGGCTtaaattttggaaaaacattaaATGCCATTAATTCCCCTCCTAAATTAACTGCCGGTGATGTTCTCACCAAAGAATGATTAAAGTTTTGAAGGacatgaaccaaaaaaaaaatgcagactgATTGTTTCCTCAGAAGTTACACCTGCATAGCTTGATatcaaaacatttgatttaatttagatctcatattttttatttacttttcacaAGAGGAAACACgcttttgaaaaaataactgaatatgaaatatttgtaaAGGTGATGAGTGTGGCAGAGAGGtttactgtgtacagtataAATCTGGACTGGTTTAAGGtctggctctgcactccagtcagccattttcttctttttttatcttgagAACTGTAAAGACTGAATAAGATTTACGACCACCAGCCAATGTTACAACACCTTTTTTTCAGCTGGAACAGGACTAGCAAATAACACTCAATATTTGTTTGCAACACTAACATTAGCTGACActgcaaaaatgcatttgccGATAAACACCCCAATAattccatttataaataataacacaataatgtCACATACTTTAACCTGGAGATTGTGGCAAGTTCACAGGTAGAATTTGTCATAGAAAGTCTCCCTGGTAACCcataaaattaatattgatgcttttattttttggctttaaCTTCCAAGAAGCGGTGAGTTCAAGACATTGTCTATATGCCTCCAGCTCACTATAGACAGATTGCTTGTCTGGTGAAAAGTGGCAGTTTTCTTGAAGACTGAGAAATATAATTACTAGGTcaattttctgaattttcaaGTACAAAGAAGAGCACAGGTCAAAAATATCAAAGTGCACCTTTTGTTCAGATAATGCAATTACAATCATAAGTCTTTAGCttcattatacatttattattattatcatttgaaGACAACCAATTCTACAATGAGTAGGGTTGCTTACATGAGCAAAATCCACCAAAAACCTTTTATGCATTCATGGTATAGTATTGTATGACCGGTTT
The Anguilla rostrata isolate EN2019 chromosome 19, ASM1855537v3, whole genome shotgun sequence genome window above contains:
- the mansc1 gene encoding MANSC domain-containing protein 1 — translated: MSRAAIGPLAAALLLMLRSVAMAPPAEQCLSKLHVNTIVNVRVALSAKGTVMDSCITPTQQACIRSCCSKDLVPGFKCNMVVYQLNKPLGSDNCYLFHCDREEDCPLVAMEGVNSYYIFTGLDPYNPSNTMLASPVTSALALAPATVTAATSTTTQATTAATTAPPSTTTTTQPPTSTTPTTTTTTTTTTTTTTTTQPTTSTTTATPVTQPTTTTTQPPTTQTTTTTTLPTTTTTEPTTPATQKTTTAPPAPPTVSMHTTASTTTPATTPAAAAVELTAPGGSDGPTAVRATPSTPPPTPKSTTTTTPAICITTTSTTTTTTTTAAAAAAAAPAPQATPAPGPAKINAATRKQSRHRNPAAKPARHGGKPPPGATATAKPTATPAQPATTATKPTAAAAEPTATTTAPTTPTATSTATAARPAASTAKPTTKAAATRKPNPTPRQGVAPHRALTRRPTAAPRPLTTTTTTTTAVRRATLAPATTTTTAAAVTTPKSPSTTTTATAAITTPRTPAKKTAPPAVAAAATPAHAQGSAPGLGGAVDPRGALKTSLAAAVVVGLAFLTLAVTLLGRKALESFNRRHYTRLELNDLQYDV